The DNA window atttttcacgtttatttatttttgagagacagagagagatagagcatgagtggggaaggagcagagagaaaggaagacacagaacctgaagcaggctccaggctctgagctgtcagcacagagcccgacgtgggactcaaacctatgaaccatgagattatgacctgagctgaagttgggcgcttaactgactgagccacccaggcactccaagtcCAAGTCTCCTCTTTACAGCTGATAGAAATAGCTTGCCGTACCAGATACAGTAATTATAAACTTCATGGTAGTCGCCTTACCCCTATCTTGGTTTTCTGTGGCTGttgtagcaaattaccacaaacttgatggcttaactgtaggtttttgtagatgttctttatcaggttgaggaagtttctCTCTACGCCTAGTTGGCCAAAAATTCTTACTACCAATTTTGTCACCTGCTTTCTTCACATGTGTCGATATGATCTTGTGATTCTTCTTTATCCTGTTGATAGGATAGATTAACTGATTTTCAAACGTTGAGCGAGCCTTGCATGCCTGGGATAATTTCCACGTGGTCAAAAACATCCCACTTTATACATTGTTGGACTTcattggctaatattttgttgaggatttgtgTACCTATGTccatgagagatattggcctgtggtttcttttcttttaatgtttttgcctgtttttgataTTAGAGGGAGTTAGAATATGGaataagagtgcctgggtggctgagttggttaagcatcagattcttaaatatggctcaggtcatgatccccggtgATGGGATCAAGtgctgtgtcaggctccatgctgaatgtggagcctccttgagatcccctctctcagggagcctggggggctctgtcggttaagcatccaacttaagctcagatcatgatctcgtggctcacgAGCTTGagccccttcagattctgtgtctccacccccccgcccctcccccactctcactctgtctctctttctcaaaaattaataaacattaagcaaaaaaaaaaaaatcctctctctctgcctccccccaaacccctgcttgcaagctttctctctctcaaaaaaaaaaaaccaaaaaaaaaaaaaaacaaaacaaaaacggtATGTAATAGAATGAGTTAGGACGACAGAATAGAACCGGTGAATCAGTATGCTTTCTGGTTTGGAAGGTTATCAATAACTTGTTTAGATTGTCTATTTCATGTGTGAGTTCTGGGAGATTATGTCTTATCAAggaattgtttcatttcattgagGTTATCACATTTGTaggcatagagttgttcatagtattcctttactgtccttttatttttttttccttttttattaaatttttttttttaccgtttatttatttttgagacagagagagatagagcatgaacggggtgggtcagagagagagggagacacagaatctgaaacaggcttcaggctctgagctgtcggcacagagcccgacgcggggctccaactcactggccgcgagatcgtgacctgagctgaagtcggacgcttagctgactgagccacccaggcgccccttcactgtCCTTTTAGTGTCCATGAGTTTGGTGGTGATGTCCCCTCttacatttctgatattagtaatttgtgtcctgtatctttttttatttaaatttatttagcctggctagaggtttaccaattttgttgatctttgcCAAGAACCAGCCTttgctttcattgattttctctattaatttcccgttttcaatttctttgctttctactctagtttttattatttcttctcttttgcttaCTTTGGAATAAATTTGGTCTTCGTTTTCTAGTTCCCTAAAGTGAAAGCTTATATTCTtgattttaggtctttcatcttttctgttaTATGCATTCAATGTTATCAATTTCCCTTTAAGCACTACTTTTGCTGAATCCCACCAATTTtgataaattgtgttttcattttaattttgcccaaaatattgaaaaatttctCTAGAGATTCTTTGGCCTGtgtattatttagaaatgtattgtttaatctctacatatttggggattttccagatgttttttgttgttgatttccaGTTTATTTCCAGTGTGGCCTGAGAACAGACAATGTCTGAtttctattattctaaatttgttACATCAAATGCAGGGCtgtctattattctaaatttgtgACCCAGAAGGTGGTCTATTTTGGTGAacgttccatgtgagcttgagaagaatgtgtattctgctgttatcGGGTTagcatgttttctctttctctatttacttttattttaaaatttatttatttttgagagagacagaggcagcgtgagcaggagagaggcggagagagagggagacagagaatcccaagcaggctccaccctgccagcacagagcccgaagcagggtctgaactcaggaaccatgagatcatgacctgagcagaaaccaagagtcggaggcttccctgactgagccacccaggggcccctctctatttacttttaatctatatgtgtctttatacTTAAAATGGGTTTCTTATAGACTACACAGAGTTGggttttgtcttttgtctttgtttttttgaatcATACTTCAGTATTGTCATTGTCGATCTGTGAACAAGTATGTCTTTTTCCCATGAAGGGAGATCCTTTTCAATCTGCTGTAACACGTGCCCACACATCTTCAACTTGAAAATGTAGCTTTTCAAGCTTTAGTAAGAGTAGACTATTCCTTTTTCACTTTCACAATTTTTAGGCTGCTGCCGGAAGTCTTCTTGGcatctgttttcaattctgttgTCAGTGCATCTCTCACTGCTTTTGCAGAGATCTGGAAGTATCAGATGTAGCTGAGCCCAGCCTGTCACCAGTACACCACCATGATGTCTCAAGAGTGAGCACCTTTGACCAAATCGCAAGGACGTGTTACCGCCGGCCTGGCGGGCAGCCCAGCTACAGGAAGTCAGGCCCGAGAAGCAGAAGGGGCAGGGCCCACACCAGCCAATCCTGCCGCCTCttgccctgccccacctcccgAATGGCCCCTGCCGCCCACCAGGAGCCAATCAGGTCTCGTTTTTTTGAGccactctgacaatctctgtcttttcattggcTCGTTTAGACCATTGACACTCAAAGTGATTCTTGCTATAGTTAGGataatatttaatcatatttgttactgttttctgtcTGGTTCCCTTGTTCTTTGTTACTATTATTGCCTTCcactcttcctctgtcttttgtagtttcattaagcacttcattttctctcctttcttagtgGGTACCTTAtacctttcattttttattgattttttttactggtttCCCTGGATTCTGCAATATACACTTACAACTCATCCAAGCGCACTTCCAAATAACACTACACTGCTTTCTGGGGAGTGTGAGTACCttatataacaaaataatctTAATTCCTCTCTCCTGGCCCTTGTATccttgtcattcatttcacttatacataaGCATTCATAAGCATAGATACACATAAGGGATATACGTAAGCACCCATAATTGAATACattgctgctattattattatttttattatttttaattttattttattattttattatttttattattattattattttgaacagaGTGTTATCTGTTAGGTCAGTTATGAGtaggaaaaataagttttcattttacctTCACTTACTCCTTCTCTGATGTTCTTCCTCTCCTTATgtagatctgttttttttttttttaattaacgtttatttatttttgagagacggagagaggcagagcacaagtgggggaggggcagagagacaatgagacacagaatccgaagcagagcccgacggcggggctcgaactcggactgagcgatcatgacctgagccgaagttggacgcttaaccaactgagccacccaggcacccctctgtgttTCTGACCTATAGCATTTCTTTCTCCCTAAAGAACTTCTGTGAACATTTCTTGCGAGGCAGAACCACTGGCAACAAATTCCGTCAACTTTTGTTTGTCCAAGGAAGCCTTGGTTTCTCCTTCGCTTTTGAAGGACTCATTTCTCAGGATTCAGAAGTCCAGACTGgcattctttttcctctcaacTCTTTAAATACTTCGCTCTGTTGTCTTCTTGCTGATcgtcagggttttgttttttttttttttttaagctgaagaCAGGTGCAACGTTAAAGACATACATTGCAAACCCGTTTGCTCATCAGTGACCCTTGTGACTTTGCCGAATGAGACGACAGTTATTGAATACGACATCAAAGCTGCCGTCACGACATGCCTTTTAA is part of the Felis catus isolate Fca126 chromosome F1, F.catus_Fca126_mat1.0, whole genome shotgun sequence genome and encodes:
- the LOC101093741 gene encoding LOW QUALITY PROTEIN: ATP synthase subunit epsilon, mitochondrial-like (The sequence of the model RefSeq protein was modified relative to this genomic sequence to represent the inferred CDS: substituted 2 bases at 2 genomic stop codons); protein product: MVVYWXQAGLSYIXYFQISAKAVRDALTTELKTDAKKTSGSSLKIVKVKKE